The following proteins are encoded in a genomic region of Drosophila bipectinata strain 14024-0381.07 chromosome XL, DbipHiC1v2, whole genome shotgun sequence:
- the LOC122321341 gene encoding uncharacterized protein produces the protein MHPENSQFQRIWWRDKTGELKEFRLTTVTFGTASAPYTAIWVIHQIAQDERENYPLAEKVLKNEIYVDDVQSGHVTTDGAIRVRNGVIAALRSAGMHLRKWAANHPALLSDIPKVDLCNHSIFKMDNKDSIKTLGLYWQPNPDVYGFKIHFSINPTLSKRALLSTVARLFDPLGFLAPLIVMSKILFKDVWSFRLQQTDGTYRALDWDDMLPESLAARWQRYLEHLPEVQHIRIPRWFGCDFSNVISLQLHMFSDGSSLAWKTFVANRIGSIQEVSSASQWGHVSTQDNPADFATRGLTPLQLAQDKLWWSGPDWLQEPEDHWPKVTFTSPDPSTICEDQAAKVIHAHTCASTDSFVESFSSYSRLVFSTAFINRFIYNTRCKREARLSGPISVKEFSKAMYTLVRVVQQEAFSHELSKLQANKSLSKSNKLSQLSPFIDAQGILRVRGRLRNALQLTTQQRTPIILPKSHHFTDLVVKNAHLNTMHGGVQLTRAIIHQQFWIINGKLAVKRVLRQCVACFQHRPKPSRQLMGDLPYHRVNPPKRAFEATGVDYTGSIDVKASRFRGHTTYKAYIAVFICLASKAIHLELVTGLTAQHFLWALQRFIGRRGFVRHMYSDCGTNFIAADKSLQLWSNEFRQEINQTVVPELTKRYIQWHFNPAHSPSFGGLWEANVKAIEACLNSRPLRPLTADINDLQVLTPAHFLIGDSMQSLPTPSDKDKSINTQFMEGQRIIRQFWKRWSSDWLSHLQARPKWRQEEGNLQVNDLVIIKDDKTGPTDWNSVVL, from the exons ATGCATCCAGAGAACTCTCAATTCCAGCGCATTTGGTGGCGTGACAAAACCGGAGAGTTAAAAGAGTTCCGTCTCACCACAGTTACCTTCGGAACAGCATCAGCGCCATACACAGCGATTTGGGTGATCCACCAAATAGCTCAGGACGAACGAGAAAATTATCCGCTAGCAGAAAAGGTACTGAAAAATGAGATTTATGTTGATGACGTACAAAGCGGCCATGTGACCACGGACGGTGCCATTCGAGTGCGAAACGGGGTCATAGCAGCCCTCCGCTCGGCTGGTATGCATCTTCGAAAATGGGCAGCGAACCACCCGGCGTTGCTTAGCGATATTCCTAAAGTAGACCTCTGCAACCACTCAATCTTCAAAATGGACAATAAAGACAGCATTAAAACGCTTGGACTGTACTGGCAGCCAAATCCGGACGTCTACGGATTCAAAATCCATTTCTCGATCAATCCCACACTTTCGAAAAGGGCTCTTTTATCAACAGTGGCACGGCTCTTCGATCCATTAGGATTTTTAGCACCCTTGATAGTCATGTCAAAAATTCTCTTCAAGGACGTATGGAGCTTTCGTTTGCAGCAAACTGATGGCACTTACCGTGCACTCGATTGGGACGACATGCTACCAGAGTCTTTGGCAGCGCGTTGGCAGCGATATCTCGAACATCTTCCAGAAGTTCAACACATTCGCATACCACGCTGGTTCGGTTGCGATTTCAGCAATGTGATATCTCTTCAATTGCACATGTTCTCCGATGGGTCGTCCCTCGC GTGGAAGACTTTTGTAGCCAATCGAATTGGCAGCATCCAAGAGGTCAGCTCTGCTTCACAGTGGGGTCATGTGTCTACACAGGACAACCCTGCGGATTTTGCAACGCGCGGTTTAACCCCACTACAGCTCGCGCAGGATAAGCTCTGGTGGAGCGGCCCAGACTGGTTGCAGGAACCCGAAGATCATTGGCCCAAGGTAACTTTTACTTCTCCAGATCCGAGCACAATCTGCGAGGACCAGGCAGCAAAAGTTATCCACGCTCACACCTGCGCATCCACTGATTCCTTTGTTGAGTCATTTTCGTCATACAGTCGACTTGTATTTTCCACAGCATTCATTAATCGCTTTATCTATAATACTCGCTGCAAAAGGGAGGCTCGGCTTTCCGGACCAATTAGCGTAAAGGAGTTTTCCAAGGCAATGTATACTCTGGTTCGCGTTGTCCAACAGGAAGCATTCTCTCACGAACTGTCCAAGTTGCAAGCAAACAAATCGCTCTCAAAATCTAACAAGCTTAGCCAACTGTCGCCATTCATAGATGCCCAAGGGATCCTCAGAGTGCGGGGCAGACTTCGAAACGCTTTGCAGCTCACCACTCAACAACGCACGCCCATCATCCTACCGAAGTCACATCATTTTACGGACCTCGTTGTAAAAAACGCCCATCTGAACACCATGCATGGGGGAGTGCAACTGACCCGTGCGATCATCCATCAGCAGTTTTGGATCATTAATGGCAAACTAGCGGTAAAAAGAGTTCTCCGACAGTGTGTGGCTTGCTTTCAGCATCGCCCTAAACCCTCTCGACAATTAATGGGTGATCTTCCATACCATCGTGTTAATCCGCCGAAAAGAGCGTTCGAAGCTACAGGTGTGGATTACACAGGATCTATCGATGTCAAGGCCTCGAGGTTCAGAGGACACACTACATACAAGGCCTATATTGCAGTATTCATTTGCCTCGCCAGTAAAGCTATCCATTTGGAGCTGGTGACAGGACTCACAGCACAACATTTTCTCTGGGCTCTCCAACGGTTCATTGGACGCCGCGGTTTTGTGCGGCACATGTACAGTGACTGCGGCACAAATTTTATAGCAGCAGATAAATCCCTACAGTTGTGGTCTAACGAGTTCCGGCAGGAAATCAACCAGACAGTCGTCCCAGAACTCACAAAGCGCTATATTCAGTGGCACTTTAACCCCGCACACAGCCCAAGCTTCGGAGGACTTTGGGAGGCTAACGTCAAAGCC ATCGAGGCCTGTCTTAACTCTCGGCCATTACGCCCGTTAACCGCGGATATTAACGATCTGCAAGTATTGACTCCAGCTCATTTTCTCATCGGAGACTCCATGCAATCGCTTCCTACCCCCAGTGACAAGGACAAGTCGATCAACACACAGTTCATGGAGGGACAACGGATCATACGCCAGTTTTGGAAAAGGTGGAGCTCAGATTGGTTGTCTCACCTTCAGGCACGCCCTAAGTGGAGACAAGAGGAAGGAAACCTACAGGTCAATGACCTAGTTATTATCAAGGACGACAAGACAGGTCCAACCGATTGGAACTCGGTCGTGTTATAG
- the LOC138926516 gene encoding uncharacterized protein — protein sequence MGIDDEKTGTQANPSPSDQFAGLHARQKDLWNRLTQLERNFKKDSQSRKSKHYFLQRLSTLKDLSTLFDANHQHQVDQLCPSQHVYFSDNLYERFVEEHQHIFCNISEEYDNKFSVIAQGSPPIESVTPILSSNIPLPKLPVPRFSGSFTDWPSFYDGFLQLIHDNNTLSNIQKFHFLKQALPEGRDQDVIHMALTDSGYTVAWDLLVKRYNNPRLHFMHTMAALYGLESVPKEAAEGIRRVLTLANVCISDLRRLEINIDSCDHWLVHHLLTKLPSRTTQAWEHSLGSSTVIPTFSMLETFLLERLHQDNLPIHVRLTDPTSVPLTARVFM from the exons atGGGTATCGACGATGAAAAGACAGGCACACAAGCCAATCCTTCCCCATCCGACCAGTTTGCTGGTTTGCACGCGAGACAGAAGGATTTATGGAACAGGTTGACGCAACTCGAGCGTAACTTCAAGAAGGATAGCCAATCCCGAAAatccaaacattattttcttcaGCGACTTAGCACGTTAAAGGATTTATCCACCCTGTTTGATGCGAATCACCAACATCAGGTCGATCAGCTGTGTCCCAGTCAACATGTATATTTCTCAGACAACCTATACGAGCGGTTTGTTGAAGAGCACCAGCACATCTTCTGCAACATCTCGGAAGAATACGACAACAAGTTCTCAGTGATAGCCCAAGGTTCCCCACCAATCGAGTCCGTCACTCCAATTTTATCATCCAACATTCCGCTTCCGAAGCTTCCAGTTCCACGCTTTTCGGGAAGCTTTACGGATTGGCCCTCGTTTTACGATGGTTTCCTACAACTCATCCATGACAACAACACTCTCTCTAACATCCAGAAGTTTCACTTTCTCAAGCAGGCCTTGCCCGAAGGACGGGACCAGGATGTCATTCACATGGCATTAACGGATTCTGGGTATACGGTAGCCTGGGATCTCCTCGTCAAGCGCTACAACAATCCACGTCTCCACTTTATGCACACCATGGCGGCACTGTATGGTCTTGAGTCGGTTCCCAAGGAAGCTGCAGAAGGTATCAGGCGCGTGCTAACCCTGGCTAATGTTTGCATTAGTGATCTTCGACGTTTAGAAATAAACATTGATTCCTGCGATCACTGGCTAGTGCATCATCTGTTAACCAAACTACCAAGCAGAACTACGCAAGCGTGGGAGCACTCATTGGGGAGCTCCACCGTGATTCCAACCTTTTCGATGTTGGAGACTTTCCTGCTGGAGCGCTTA CACCAGGACAATCTTCCCATCCACGTGCGCCTAACCGATCCAACTTCAGTTCCACTAACCGCCAGAGTTTTCATGTGA